From the genome of Mustela lutreola isolate mMusLut2 chromosome 16, mMusLut2.pri, whole genome shotgun sequence, one region includes:
- the CMTM3 gene encoding CKLF-like MARVEL transmembrane domain-containing protein 3 yields MWPPDQEPDPDPDPASARAGRSPPGAAMPGLRALLPARAFLCSLKGRLLLAESGLSFITFVCYVASSASAFLAAPLLEFLLALYFLFADAMQLNDKWQGLCWPMMDFLRCVTAALIYFAISITAVAKYSDGASKAAGVFGFFATIVFAIDFYLIFNDVAKFLKQGDSAEENTADKAEEENSDSDSD; encoded by the exons atgtGGCCGCCAGACCAGGAGCCCGACCCGGACCCGGACCCGGCCTCGGCGCGCGCGGGCCGCTCTCCGCCCGGCGCGGCGATGCCGGGGCTCCGCGCCCTCCTGCCGGCGCGCGCCTTCCTCTGCTCGCTCAAAGGCCGCCTCCTGCTGGCCGAGTCG GGTCTCTCATTCATCACCTTTGTGTGCTATGTGGCGTCCTCTGCATCCGCCTTCCTTGCAGCGCCTCTGCTGGAGTTCCTGCTGGCCCTCTACTTCCTCTTTGCAGATGCGATGCAGCTGAATGACAAGTGGCAGGGCTTGTGCTGGCCCATGATG GACTTCCTGCGCTGTGTCACAGCCGCTCTCATCTACTTCGCCATTTCCATCACAGCTGTCGCCAAGTATTCGGACGGGGCTTCCAAAGCAGCTGGG GTGTTTGGCTTCTTTGCCACCATCGTGTTTGCAATCGACTTCTACCTGATCTTTAATGATGTGGCCAAATTCCTCAAACAAGGGGACTCAGCAGAAGAGAACACAGCCGATAAGGCAGAAG aAGAGAATTCCGACTCTGACTCTGACTGA